The following coding sequences are from one Rathayibacter sp. SW19 window:
- the rpsO gene encoding 30S ribosomal protein S15, translated as MALDADVKKAIIEEYATHPGDTGSPEVQVAILTKRIKDLTEHLKEHKHDHHSRRGLLLLVGQRRRLLGYLQEIDISRYRSLIERLGLRR; from the coding sequence ATGGCACTTGATGCAGATGTCAAGAAGGCGATCATCGAAGAGTACGCGACCCACCCCGGTGACACCGGATCCCCCGAAGTTCAGGTAGCAATCCTGACCAAGCGGATCAAGGATCTCACCGAGCACCTCAAGGAGCACAAGCACGACCACCACTCACGTCGTGGCCTGCTTCTGCTGGTCGGCCAGCGTCGCCGCCTGCTGGGTTACCTGCAGGAAATCGACATCAGCCGTTACCGCTCGTTGATCGAGCGCCTCGGCCTCCGTCGATAG
- a CDS encoding LLM class flavin-dependent oxidoreductase, protein MMTTVTNTTDDAATNKARLSLSVLDLIPVRVGQSSADAIAATVELAQRADELGYRRYWVAEHHNMPSVASTNPPVLIGIIAGATERIRVGAGGVMLPNHSPLVIAEQFGILEAAFPGRIDLGLGRAPGSDPVITALLRSSGAVSDVDAFAQNIADIAALLNPAGAVLGLQNGQRYELSATPVAHSVPEVWLLGSSGYSANLAAHEGMRYVFANHFSGDSTTEALELYRRDFTASETVAQPTTFLTLNVSVAETADEARALALPQMQQMAKLRTGAALTQLPSVEQAAATTPTPAQSDLIERMSASWIIDNPANAARRIRALASQFGVDEVMLHLVASAHEDEAVASSPARLRAVELLAAEVLG, encoded by the coding sequence ATGATGACTACTGTGACGAATACCACCGACGACGCTGCAACCAACAAAGCCCGACTAAGCCTGTCGGTGCTCGATCTGATCCCGGTGCGGGTAGGGCAGAGTTCGGCGGATGCCATCGCCGCGACCGTCGAGCTTGCGCAGCGCGCCGACGAACTCGGTTATCGACGCTACTGGGTGGCCGAACATCACAACATGCCTTCAGTCGCGTCGACGAACCCGCCTGTGCTGATCGGCATCATCGCGGGGGCAACCGAGCGGATCCGCGTCGGCGCAGGCGGGGTTATGCTTCCCAACCACTCGCCATTGGTCATCGCCGAGCAATTCGGCATTCTCGAGGCCGCATTCCCCGGCCGCATCGACCTCGGCCTCGGCCGGGCCCCGGGCAGCGACCCGGTGATCACAGCGTTGTTGAGGTCCAGCGGAGCCGTCAGTGATGTGGATGCGTTCGCCCAGAACATCGCGGACATCGCCGCACTCCTAAATCCTGCAGGCGCAGTTCTCGGATTGCAGAATGGGCAGCGCTACGAACTCAGCGCCACGCCGGTCGCTCACTCTGTTCCAGAGGTGTGGCTGCTGGGTTCCAGCGGCTATTCAGCGAACCTCGCCGCACATGAGGGGATGCGCTACGTCTTCGCGAATCACTTCTCCGGAGACAGCACCACGGAGGCCCTCGAGCTCTATCGGCGCGACTTCACGGCGTCCGAGACGGTTGCGCAGCCGACCACTTTCCTCACCCTGAACGTGTCCGTGGCAGAGACCGCCGACGAGGCCCGTGCCCTTGCTCTGCCGCAAATGCAGCAGATGGCGAAGCTGCGCACCGGGGCTGCATTGACACAGTTGCCTTCGGTCGAACAAGCAGCAGCGACAACTCCGACTCCGGCCCAATCCGATCTGATCGAGCGGATGTCCGCGAGCTGGATCATCGACAATCCAGCCAACGCGGCACGCCGCATCCGCGCGCTTGCCTCGCAGTTCGGTGTCGACGAGGTCATGCTGCATCTGGTGGCGTCTGCACACGAGGATGAAGCTGTGGCGTCTTCGCCGGCACGGCTGCGTGCCGTCGAACTGCTGGCAGCCGAAGTGCTGGGTTAG
- a CDS encoding phosphosulfolactate synthase yields the protein MTITDAPTRSATSDHDHDDGAATNRNATSHDVAFNFVPRAYRPAKPRTVGLTEVRGPYYSTYGTRHLADVLDVAGQWVDGVKWAGGSFALLPREQVRAFSDLAHQHEAYISSGGWLETVLRYGPDAVDAYLKEAKEVGFDVIEISAGFISVPTSGLLRLIERVKKAGLKAKPELGIQFGSGGDSGEAELAAEGKKDVGDLIARANKALEAGADIIMIESEGITENVVEWNTRPVAEIINGVGLEHVMFESADPPVYEWYIKNYGNEVNLFVDHSQILQLEGLRQNIWGNKSTWGRIINPA from the coding sequence ATGACCATCACCGATGCTCCCACCCGGAGCGCAACATCCGATCACGATCATGACGACGGCGCCGCGACGAACCGCAACGCCACCTCGCACGACGTCGCGTTCAACTTCGTCCCGCGCGCCTACCGCCCGGCGAAGCCGCGCACGGTCGGGCTCACCGAAGTGCGCGGCCCGTACTACTCGACGTATGGAACGCGGCACCTCGCCGATGTGCTCGACGTGGCCGGCCAATGGGTCGACGGCGTCAAGTGGGCCGGTGGATCGTTCGCCCTCCTCCCTCGCGAGCAGGTGCGTGCGTTCAGCGACCTCGCACACCAACATGAGGCGTACATCTCATCCGGTGGATGGCTGGAAACCGTGCTTCGCTACGGTCCGGATGCCGTCGACGCGTATCTGAAGGAGGCCAAGGAGGTCGGCTTCGACGTGATCGAAATCTCGGCCGGGTTCATCTCGGTTCCAACCTCGGGGTTGTTGCGGTTGATCGAGCGCGTCAAGAAGGCGGGGCTGAAGGCGAAGCCAGAACTCGGCATCCAGTTCGGCTCGGGTGGAGACTCCGGCGAGGCGGAACTCGCCGCTGAGGGCAAGAAGGACGTCGGCGATCTGATCGCGCGGGCGAACAAAGCCCTCGAAGCGGGCGCGGACATCATCATGATCGAATCGGAAGGCATCACCGAGAATGTGGTCGAGTGGAACACCCGGCCGGTTGCGGAGATCATCAATGGGGTCGGCCTCGAGCACGTGATGTTCGAGTCTGCGGACCCGCCCGTCTACGAGTGGTACATCAAGAACTACGGCAACGAGGTCAACCTGTTCGTCGACCACAGCCAGATCCTGCAATTGGAAGGCCTGCGCCAGAACATCTGGGGCAACAAGTCCACCTGGGGTCGCATCATCAACCCCGCGTGA
- a CDS encoding VOC family protein → MPTVTRFPQGTPIWVDLQSIDSAAAAEFYAALLGWEVHEPAQSGGYRLAYRGGIAVCAIGLLPQTLAEKGAVPFWTTYLAVDDADAATNAVGETGGTVLLPPGDLGNGVRLSIVTDPSGAVIGLWQGTGYPGSWLRDEEGAVGWFELLAEHAEESLPFYESVLGVSVSRMGSDAAESVDELAEDADAEAEDAEAEALSDSDDSAEELGYPMLDVGGVTIAGVGASDVVGLPPHWRVYFEVANLADRIEQVRELGGAVLAEVASADGVGSWAAVADPQGAVFSLIQPAAGESEVDGTLPETEDAELAVA, encoded by the coding sequence ATGCCGACCGTCACTCGATTCCCCCAAGGAACGCCCATCTGGGTCGACCTGCAGAGCATTGATTCCGCTGCTGCAGCGGAGTTCTATGCTGCTTTGCTGGGCTGGGAGGTGCACGAGCCGGCGCAGTCCGGAGGCTATCGGCTCGCTTACCGCGGCGGGATCGCGGTCTGTGCGATCGGTTTGCTGCCGCAAACGCTTGCTGAGAAGGGCGCCGTTCCGTTCTGGACGACGTATCTCGCCGTTGACGATGCGGATGCCGCGACCAATGCGGTCGGCGAGACAGGCGGAACTGTGTTGTTGCCGCCCGGCGATCTCGGCAACGGGGTGCGGTTGTCGATCGTTACGGATCCCAGCGGTGCGGTCATCGGCCTGTGGCAGGGCACCGGGTACCCCGGGTCATGGTTGCGAGACGAGGAGGGGGCTGTCGGCTGGTTTGAGCTGCTGGCCGAGCATGCGGAGGAATCGCTGCCGTTTTATGAGAGCGTTCTGGGCGTATCCGTTTCGCGGATGGGATCCGACGCGGCGGAGTCTGTTGATGAGCTCGCGGAGGATGCCGATGCGGAAGCGGAGGATGCGGAGGCGGAGGCGCTGAGCGATTCGGACGATTCTGCGGAAGAGCTCGGGTATCCGATGCTCGACGTGGGAGGCGTCACGATCGCCGGAGTCGGTGCATCGGATGTTGTCGGCCTTCCACCGCATTGGCGCGTGTATTTCGAAGTCGCAAATCTTGCCGATCGCATTGAGCAGGTGCGCGAGCTGGGTGGCGCTGTGCTCGCGGAAGTCGCCTCAGCGGACGGCGTTGGATCGTGGGCCGCAGTTGCTGACCCGCAAGGCGCGGTGTTCTCGCTGATTCAGCCCGCAGCCGGGGAGTCCGAAGTTGACGGTACTCTTCCCGAGACGGAAGACGCCGAGCTGGCCGTCGCATGA